The genomic segment ACTCAAAACACGAAATACCGACGCAACCATGAACGCTCCCAACCCGGACACGCTCAAGCTCGCGAAGGACTTCAGCCGCCCCGTCATCACGTTTGCGATCGCCCGCGCCGACGGGTCCGAAACCGCGTACCTCGGCTGCTCCGACTTCAAGGTGTACGCGGCCGACTTCGCCGCCGCCAGGTTTGAACCGAAGGAACTCTACGCCCACGAGAGCTACGTCACCGGCGTGGCGCTCGCGGGCACCACCCTCGTTTCGGGCGGCTACGACGGCAAGCTCACGTGGTACGACACCGCGGAGAAGAAGGTGATCTGCACGCAGGACGCCCACGCGAAGTGGATTCGCAAGGTGATCGCGTCCCCGGACGGCACAACCGTCGCCAGTGTCGCGGACGACATGGTGTGCAAGCTGTGGGACGCCAAGACCGGTCAGCTCACTCGCGAATTGAAGGGGCACAAGGAGAAGACGCCCAACGAGTTCACGTCGATGCTCTACGCGGTCGCGTACTCGGCCGACGGCAAGCTCCTCGCCACCGGCGACAAGGTCGGGCACGTCGTCGTGTGGGACGCACAGACCGGCAAGCAACTCGGCACCTGCGAGGCCCCGGTCATGTACACCTGGGACAAGGTCCAGCGGCTCCACTCCATCGGCGGCGTCCGGTCGCTCGCGTTCTCCCCGGACGGAAAGTCGCTCGCCGCCGGCGGCATGGGCAAGGTCGGGAACATCGACCACCTGGAGGGCAAGGCCCGTGTCGAAGTGTTCGACTGGAAGACCGGCAAGCAAACGGCCGAGTTCCCCGGCGACAAATTCTCGGGGCTGGTGAACCGGCTGGCGTGGGCGCCGGACGGCTCCTGGCTGGTCGGCGCCGGCGGCGCCGGTGAGGGCTTCCTCTGCTTCTTCGACGCGGCCAACAAGAAGACGCTGCGCCAGGAGAAGGTGGCGATGCACGTTCACGACTTCGCCATCACCGCCGCGGCCGATCAGATCACCTGCGTCGGCCACAACCGGATCACGGTCCACCGCCTGGGCTGAACCCAAGCGTCTTTATTCGTAAAGACGGTCGAAGAAGTCTCAAGTCATAAAGTCGAAAGTCGCAAAGTCGAAGGCCTTAACTATGGTGGTCTTCGACTTTACGACTTTCGACTTTGTGACTCGAGACTAATCCGCAGAGCGGAGCTTCACCAGTGTCACCCGGTTGCCGGTGGCGTTGTACCGGACTTCGTCCATGAACGACCGCATGAGCAGGAGCCCGCGGCCGCTGGGGATTTCCAGGTTCTCGAAGTCGGTCGGGTCCGGCAGGGCCGCCACGTCGAACCCCGCCCCCCCATCGGTGATGACGAACGTCGCCCGCTGGTGGGTGACGCGTGACAGCACCTGGACCCGGCGGCCCGAGTACGGCTCCTGGCTCCGCCGCTCGCGGACGAGCGCGTGGAACGGGCCGTCGCCGTTCTCCTTGAGCTTGGAACTGACTTCCAGGTTGCCGTGGTAGATGGCGTTTAGCAGCGCCTCTTCCAGCGCGATGCCGACGCGGGTGACGCTGTGGCGGTTGCACACGCCCACGGCCAGTAGGTCCTCGCGAATGTGGGCGACGAGCGGACCGACCAGGCGCGGGTCGTTGTCCAGCACGTACCGACCGGACCGGCCGGTGATCCCGCTCATCAGCCGCATCCGGTCGGACTCGGCCCGGGCGTTGGTCAGCACGCGCTCCAGGATCGGCCCCAGCTCGGTCACCATCGACCGCTTCGGCACGTAGTCGGCGGCCCCCGCCTTCAGCGCGGCGACGGCCGTGTGTTCGCTCCCCATGCCGGTCATCAGGACCACGGGCACGGTCGGGAACCGGTCGCGGATCTGCTCGACGAGGGCCAGCCCGTCCATCCGCGGCATGTACACGTCGGTCAGCACCAGGCTCGGCGGCGCCGCCTCGATCAGGTTCAGCGCGGCGAGGCCGTCGTTCGCGTGGACCACGTGCCACGCGCCCGCGGCCTCGAGCAGGCTGTGAACGATCCGCCGTTGAACGGACGAATCGTCCACCAACAGGACGGTCGGCGCGTCCGCCGGCACGCCCCGCAACGGCGCCGGGCTCCGGGCCGGCGCCGGGGGCATCGAAAGG from the Frigoriglobus tundricola genome contains:
- a CDS encoding WD40 repeat domain-containing protein, which translates into the protein MNAPNPDTLKLAKDFSRPVITFAIARADGSETAYLGCSDFKVYAADFAAARFEPKELYAHESYVTGVALAGTTLVSGGYDGKLTWYDTAEKKVICTQDAHAKWIRKVIASPDGTTVASVADDMVCKLWDAKTGQLTRELKGHKEKTPNEFTSMLYAVAYSADGKLLATGDKVGHVVVWDAQTGKQLGTCEAPVMYTWDKVQRLHSIGGVRSLAFSPDGKSLAAGGMGKVGNIDHLEGKARVEVFDWKTGKQTAEFPGDKFSGLVNRLAWAPDGSWLVGAGGAGEGFLCFFDAANKKTLRQEKVAMHVHDFAITAAADQITCVGHNRITVHRLG
- a CDS encoding ATP-binding response regulator, coding for MATHPGVASDTQPGLVLSMPPAPARSPAPLRGVPADAPTVLLVDDSSVQRRIVHSLLEAAGAWHVVHANDGLAALNLIEAAPPSLVLTDVYMPRMDGLALVEQIRDRFPTVPVVLMTGMGSEHTAVAALKAGAADYVPKRSMVTELGPILERVLTNARAESDRMRLMSGITGRSGRYVLDNDPRLVGPLVAHIREDLLAVGVCNRHSVTRVGIALEEALLNAIYHGNLEVSSKLKENGDGPFHALVRERRSQEPYSGRRVQVLSRVTHQRATFVITDGGAGFDVAALPDPTDFENLEIPSGRGLLLMRSFMDEVRYNATGNRVTLVKLRSAD